The sequence below is a genomic window from Desulfopila inferna.
ATTTTCAGAAATGAGGGCCTGCCAAAAATCTGCGGCTCGAGAGATTGGACTTTCTCGAAGTCGGTCTATGCCCGGTACGGGTGCTTATCGCGATGACATCTTTTTAACGGAGGAACATTTCCTTAATGCGTTCGCGACTGTCGACCAGCATTTGCCTGTCTTCTTCGAACACTTCAAAGGTAACGGTGCTGTCATAACCGATCTGCTGCAGTTGTCGTATCAGCTCATCAAAATCAATCGATCCCTTCCCCACCGAGAAATGATCATCTCTCCGGCCCCGATTGTCGCTGATATGCAAATGGCCGATCCGTTCGCCGAAATTTTCGGCAAGGTGCAGCAGACGTTTTCCGCTTTTATCGTCAATATTGGCGTGTCCGGTATCCAAAGTCAGCTTGAGGGATGGGAATTCCCTGAAGATTTCCTCGAAATCATGAGGTTCCACACCGGACATATATCTTGGAAACATATTTTCGAGGCAGATTTCCATCCCGCCGGCAGCAGCGGTAATTTCCTGCAGAAACTCGTAGGCATACCCTCGCACCGTATCCATGACAAAGCTGCCCAGACCGCTGACCACACTGGGATGCAGCACGACCTTTGAAGCCCCCAGTTCGATAGCCAGCTCCAGGGAACGGTGCATTTCCGTCACCGATGCCCTGCGAATACTTTCGGTGAGATCGGCAGTGGATACAAAGGTGGGCATATGACAGACCAGATCCAGACCGTTATTCCCGAGGGCATTAACGATATCGTTTTTATTTGCAGCAATGACACGGTAATGCGCCATGGGCGGATCCATGGCCAGTTCGACGTAGTCGAATCCCAATCGGCCTATCGCCTCTATTTCCTCAAGGACAGGCAGAACAGGGAAATTCATGGCTCCGAATTGCATATCTTCACTTCCTTTCTCAAATCTAATGAATGAAGCTGCCTAAATGCTTTTCAGCAGGCAGCTACCTGACTTGGTGGATATTTCCGCCTCGAGATAAGGGGTGCTCATCTCCGGCAGGATCTGAAGCTCGATCAAATCCAGGGCGCCGATATCCTCAAGCTGCCTGGCAGTCCATTCCACAAAGGGGGTAAAGAGTCTCAGGGCCTGCAGGCGACACCCCAGATCCACCATTTTGGCGGCGGGATGCTCGTCGGTTTGCCAGCTGATAATATAGGGCAGCATACCGCCTGCCAGCAGCCTGCCGTCATCGGGCACGCCGAAATACCAGCGCAGATCGCCACGGCTCACAGGCTGTGGAGCACCGAAGGAAATTTCAGCAATGTTCAAAGCACCAGTAATATCATCGGTGTTCACCACCCAGGTGAGCAGGCCGGGTCCATCGGCGAGGCGACGGCGCACCAGGGGATCGTCCAAGCCGAACCAGCGCGGCTGCAGCGGCTGTTCTCCCTCCGGGTCGATGGCGATAATCTCGAGAAAGACGGCATCGTCCAGCTTGGTCAGACAGTTATGGGTACCCATGCGCGGATGACTGCCGCCCAGGGGAATCTCGATGCCCAGCTGCTCTTTGACATATTGTCTGCCCTGCGCCAATGTTTGCGCGCCGATGACCAGATGATCGAGGTTGGTTCTCATTAGTACCTTACTCCCGAAAGGCTGACAAAAATACAAGAAAAAGGGAAACGTATTTGAAATCGCTAAACTACATCTACAACCAAGGTACTTATCCCGGCCGCTTGCGGCTTGACGGGGTTGATACCCCTTCTCGCTTAAGTGAATTAATGGTTTTTGAGCCTCTCAGCCGAACATCTCACTGCGCACATGATCAAGTGCCGGAAAGGTTTTTCGAACTTCAGCCAGGTGCTTCATGTCGACCTCAGCGGATATCGTGGTAACGCTGTCCCTTGCCTGGGAGATCACCACACCCCAGGGATCGACAACCATGCTTCTGCCGAAACTGACGTAGCTGGGAGGACAGCTGCCATATTGACCGGCGGCGGCCACATAACAGAGATTCTCGACAGCTCTGGCACGCAGGAGCAGCTCCCAATGATCCTTGCCGGTCATCATGGTAAATGCCGCCGGTACCAGTATCACCTGAACACCGCGGGCAGAAAGAACCCGGAACAGTTCCGGAAAGCGTAAATCATAGCAGGTGGCCATGCCGAAGATG
It includes:
- a CDS encoding VOC family protein — its product is MRTNLDHLVIGAQTLAQGRQYVKEQLGIEIPLGGSHPRMGTHNCLTKLDDAVFLEIIAIDPEGEQPLQPRWFGLDDPLVRRRLADGPGLLTWVVNTDDITGALNIAEISFGAPQPVSRGDLRWYFGVPDDGRLLAGGMLPYIISWQTDEHPAAKMVDLGCRLQALRLFTPFVEWTARQLEDIGALDLIELQILPEMSTPYLEAEISTKSGSCLLKSI
- a CDS encoding sugar phosphate isomerase/epimerase family protein gives rise to the protein MQFGAMNFPVLPVLEEIEAIGRLGFDYVELAMDPPMAHYRVIAANKNDIVNALGNNGLDLVCHMPTFVSTADLTESIRRASVTEMHRSLELAIELGASKVVLHPSVVSGLGSFVMDTVRGYAYEFLQEITAAAGGMEICLENMFPRYMSGVEPHDFEEIFREFPSLKLTLDTGHANIDDKSGKRLLHLAENFGERIGHLHISDNRGRRDDHFSVGKGSIDFDELIRQLQQIGYDSTVTFEVFEEDRQMLVDSRERIKEMFLR